One segment of Parvularcula sp. IMCC14364 DNA contains the following:
- a CDS encoding XrtA/PEP-CTERM system exopolysaccharide export protein, giving the protein MKFLTAIPKLAGLIMVSLIFLSACEGIGGNDLSYGDGQEPQSPDQLLASTPEYLIGPLDQLQVFVWRAPELSTDVVVRPDGRISTPLVEDMLAAGKTPSALARDLEVVLADFVRTPEVTVIVSQFSSTFDQQVRVLGEAQRPVALPYQAGMTVLDVMVAVGGLTEFAAGNKAVLIRGRGSNRNSYRLKLDDLMRKADVRANVPVAPGDVILIPESIF; this is encoded by the coding sequence ATGAAATTTTTAACCGCAATTCCAAAACTCGCGGGACTGATCATGGTCTCGCTTATTTTCCTGAGTGCATGTGAGGGCATCGGCGGGAATGATTTGAGTTACGGGGACGGGCAGGAACCCCAGTCCCCTGATCAGTTACTGGCCTCAACGCCGGAATATCTGATCGGTCCTTTGGACCAGCTGCAGGTATTTGTCTGGCGCGCGCCGGAACTATCTACAGATGTTGTTGTGCGCCCGGATGGCCGTATCTCGACACCGCTTGTGGAAGACATGCTGGCAGCAGGTAAAACGCCGTCTGCACTGGCGCGAGATCTTGAAGTCGTGCTGGCTGATTTTGTGCGCACTCCTGAGGTGACAGTCATTGTCAGCCAGTTCTCCTCGACCTTCGATCAGCAGGTTCGCGTATTGGGAGAGGCGCAAAGGCCAGTCGCCCTGCCATATCAGGCTGGCATGACTGTTCTCGACGTGATGGTTGCTGTTGGCGGCTTGACTGAGTTTGCTGCTGGCAACAAGGCCGTTCTGATCAGAGGGCGCGGCAGTAACAGAAATTCCTATCGTCTGAAGCTGGATGACCTGATGCGCAAGGCAGATGTGCGGGCAAATGTCCCCGTAGCTCCGGGCGATGTCATCCTTATCCCGGAGAGTATTTTTTAA
- a CDS encoding exopolysaccharide biosynthesis polyprenyl glycosylphosphotransferase, producing MSLFDGDFGVFVEALSNIDMLVVVYGGLAASFAAAALYVLTLDRSAQEAAMLAFPQRKRIIKTWVGRQALSIFTSPTTTPEHLLGQVDLDTFSVEQVAPNPVATGSLWARGAKRAVDMSASLLLVIFTAPVLLLTAALIKLESAGPVFYKQIRVGRNGQHFSIYKFRSMTVDAEKSGVQWAAGNDARVTRVGRFIRKTRIDEIPQAFNILKGDMSFVGPRPERPEFTEMLAAEIPHYNDRHLVKPGLTGWAQIRYPYGASVEDARQKLTYDLYYIKHFSFVLDLFIIIRTIKVAVKGIGSR from the coding sequence ATGTCCTTGTTTGATGGGGATTTTGGGGTGTTTGTCGAGGCGTTGAGTAATATCGACATGCTCGTGGTGGTATATGGTGGCCTTGCTGCCAGCTTTGCAGCTGCCGCGTTGTATGTCCTGACGCTGGACAGATCAGCGCAGGAAGCGGCCATGCTCGCATTTCCTCAGCGTAAGCGGATCATCAAAACATGGGTTGGGCGTCAGGCACTTTCTATATTTACCTCGCCAACAACCACCCCGGAGCACCTTCTGGGGCAGGTCGATCTCGATACTTTCTCCGTTGAGCAGGTTGCGCCAAATCCTGTTGCAACAGGTAGCTTGTGGGCGCGCGGTGCCAAAAGGGCCGTGGATATGAGCGCGAGCCTGTTGCTGGTGATTTTCACAGCACCGGTTCTTCTGCTTACTGCAGCGCTGATCAAACTGGAGTCTGCTGGCCCCGTATTTTACAAGCAAATCAGGGTTGGCCGGAATGGTCAGCATTTCAGCATTTACAAGTTTCGTTCCATGACCGTTGATGCTGAAAAATCAGGCGTTCAATGGGCCGCAGGCAATGATGCCAGGGTTACCCGCGTTGGCAGGTTTATCCGCAAGACCCGGATTGACGAGATCCCTCAGGCTTTCAATATTCTCAAGGGTGACATGAGTTTTGTCGGGCCGCGCCCTGAACGCCCTGAATTTACAGAAATGCTGGCAGCTGAGATTCCGCATTACAACGATCGCCATCTGGTTAAGCCAGGGCTCACAGGCTGGGCGCAAATTCGCTATCCCTATGGTGCCTCAGTTGAAGATGCGCGTCAGAAGCTGACTTACGACCTTTATTATATCAAGCATTTCAGTTTTGTGCTGGACCTCTTCATCATCATCCGCACCATCAAGGTTGCTGTGAAAGGTATTGGTAGCCGCTAG